A stretch of Equus caballus isolate H_3958 breed thoroughbred chromosome 11, TB-T2T, whole genome shotgun sequence DNA encodes these proteins:
- the CDC6 gene encoding cell division control protein 6 homolog: MPQTRSQSQATISFPKKKLSRTLDKAKNSSDTKVALTNVQATPRPPCVKILPLSPRKRLGDDNLCNTPHLPPCSPPKQGKKENGPPPSHVPKGRRLVFDNQLTIKSPSKREQARGRQNKIHSSVQKGQDITTNSEQRCPLEKESACVRLFKQEGTCYQQAKLVLNTAVPDRLPAREKEMNVIRNFLREHICGKKAGSLYLSGAPGTGKTACLSRILQDLKKELKGFKTIMLNCMSLRSAQAVFPAIAQEICQEGVSRPAGKDMMRKLENHMTAEKGPMIVLVLDEMDQLDSKGQDVLYTLFEWPWLSNSRLVLIGIANTLDLTDRILPRLQAREKCKPRLLNFPPYTKNQIATILQDRLNQVSRDWVVDDAAIQFCARKVSAVSGDVRKALDVCRRAIEIVESDVKSQTILKPLSECKSPSESLVPKQVGLIHISQVISEVDGNRMTLSREGAQDSFPLQQKILVCSLLLLTRQLKIKEVTLGKLYEAYSNVCRKQQVAAVDQSECLSLSGLLEARGILGLKKNKETRFTKVSLKIEEKEIERALKDKALIGNILAIGLP; the protein is encoded by the exons ATGCCTCAAACCCGATCCCAGTCACAGGCTACAATCAGTTTTCCAAAAAAGAAGCTGTCTCGGACATTGGACAAAGCTAAAAACTCTAGTGACACCAAGGTAGCACTGACAAATGTCCAGGCCACACCCCGTCCTCCTTGTGTAAAAATTCTGCCTCTCAGCCCCAGAAAACGTCTGG GTGATGACAACCTGTGCAACACTCCCCACTTACCTCCCTGTTCTCCACCAAAGCAAGGCAAGAAAGAGAATGGTCCCCCTCCCTCACATGTACCTAAGGGGCGCAGATTGGTATTTGACAATCAGCTGACAATTAAGTCTCCTAGCAAAAGAGAACAAGCCAGAGGTCGCCAAAACAAAATTCATTCCTCAGTTCAAAAAGGTCAAGACATCACAACAAATTCTGAGCAGAGATGTCCACTGGAGAAAGAGTCTGCATGTGTAAGACTGTTCAAGCAAGAAG GTACTTGCTACCAGCAAGCAAAGCTGGTCCTGAATACGGCTGTCCCGGATCGGCTGCCTGCCAGGGAAAAGGAGATGAACGTCATCAGAAATTTCCTGAGAGAGCACATCTGTGGGAAAAAAGCTGGAAGTCTTTATCTTTCTGGTGCTCCTGGGACTGGAAAAACTGCCTGCTTAAGCCGAATTCTGCAAGACCTCAAG aaGGAATTAAAAGGCTTTAAAACTATCATGCTGAATTGCATGTCCTTGAGGAGTGCCCAGGCTGTATTCCCAGCTATTGCTCAGGAGATTTGTCAGGAAGGAGTATCCAGGCCAGCTGGGAAGGACATGATGAGAAAACTAGAAAACCATATGACTGCGGAAAAGGGCCCCATGAT TGTGTTGGTGTTGGATGAGATGGATCAGCTGGACAGCAAAGGGCAAGATGTATTGTACACACTGTTTGAATGGCCATGGCTAAGCAATTCTCGATTGGTGCTGATTG GTATTGCTAATACCCTGGATCTCACAGACAGAATTCTGCCCAGGCTTCAAGCTAGAGAAAAATGTAAGCCACGGCTGTTGAACTTCCCACCTTATACCAAAAATCAGATAGCCACTATCTTGCAAGATCGACTTAATCAG GTATCTAGAGATTGGGTTGTGGACGATGCTGCAATTCAATTCTGTGCCCGAAAAGTCTCTGCTGTTTCAGGAGATGTTCGCAAAGCGCTAGATGTTTGCAG gAGAGCTATTGAAATTGTAGAGTCGGATGTCAAAAGCCAGACTATCCTCAAACCACTGTCTGAAT GTAAATCACCCTCTGAGTCACTGGTTCCCAAGCAAGTTGGTCTTATTCACATATCCCAAGTCATTTCAGAAGTTGATGGTAACAGAATGACTTTGAGCCGAGAAGGAGCACAAGATTCCTTCCCTCTTCAGCAGAAGATCTTGGTCTGCTCTTTGTTGCTCTTGACCAGGCAGTTGAAGATTAAGGAGGTCACTCTGGGGAAG TTATATGAAGCCTATAGCAACGTCTGTCGCAAACAGCAGGTGGCAGCTGTGGACCAGTCAGAGTGTTTATCACTTTCAGGGCTCTTGGAGGCCAGGGGCATTTTaggattaaagaaaaacaaggaaacccGCTTCACAAAG gTGTCTTTGAAGattgaagagaaggaaatagagCGTGCTCTGAAAGACAAAGCTTTAATTGGAAATATCTTAGCTATTGGATTGCCTTAA
- the LOC111775648 gene encoding small EDRK-rich factor 2-like, producing the protein MTRGNQRELARQKNMKKQSDSGKGKRRDNGLSAAARKQRDSEIVQQKQKKANEKEEEPK; encoded by the coding sequence ATGACGCGCGGTAACCAGCGCGAGCTCGCCCGCCAGAAGAATATGAAAAAGCAGAGCGACTCGGGTAAGGGAAAGCGCCGAGATAACGGGCTTTCTGCTGCCGCCCGCAAGCAGAGGGACTCGGAGATCgtgcagcagaagcagaaaaagGCAAACGAGAAGGAGGAGGAACCCAAGTAG